The genomic DNA CAGCAGAAATTGTAATTaacattaacaaaaataagaGCCGCCGCAGCAGTCAAAACAAGCCACCCCTGTAGGATTCTGCAGTTGGACGTTATTCAAAAGGAAAGGGCAAGCGTTGCTTTGGAAGTGGGAAGGAAAAAGCACCTAACAGGTGCTGTGGTCTCTCAGGGcccagagggaggggagaggccaGCGTGGTACTGGTTGCTGGTGGCTGTGGAGACTGGCAAGCTGGATTCGACTTCAGCATGTACCTTTTCTCAGCTCCCAGGGATCACCCTTGGATGGTGATGGCCAGCCTGGAGGAGATCTGCACTTGGAGGAGGTGATGGTTTGGAGGTCTTTTTTTCCCGATTGGATTTTCCACAGGAACAGCCTAAGATGGTTCTGTGTGAGGGATGCTTGCCAGGAATTGGTTTTATTTGCCAAGCGAAAGTTGAGTTCTTGAAAAAAAGGCCATCCCCCGGCCTACAGGGGAGTAGCTCTGGGGACATATGGGGAAACTTGTTTGTCAGAGAACTGTGAGGGGATGTCTAGACCGTAGTTGCACCTGTTAGACCTGGAGAGACGTGTGCAAGTTTCGTAGGAAAATGTTTTGTTGCTGTTACTGtcttccccctccctctgtctgtctctctggccTGACACATCTGGTCCCAGGGGCTGGGAATTCATTGCACAGAAGTTAACTCATCTGTGTTGGACTGTGGATGGTAGTAGGACGGATGATTCTGTATATTACTGTTCAGTGTTCTTGTTGCAGTGAAAATTTAGGTAACGAACTGCCATTGATTTTAGGGGTTTAGATTTTTTGTTTGGGATCATCTGagaatttggaaaatgtaatatccagtttttttttttctatgtgttgATGTAATCACATGACATGGTGTGACCTGGAAAAAGAGCTATTTGGTTTGCATGTGGATTCCAATTTTGTAAGGATGGGCTTTGCTTGATCAAAGCCTCTTTGCCATTGAAATATATGTAATGAAAGTAGATAAAACGACAAGTCTCCACTGGAGGGAGAGCCTGTGGTGCACCAGAAAAGGAAGGATGTGAATGTGCTTCTCAGTACTCCTCATAATGGAGGCCTGTATTTTGCTGTGGCGTGTGCCAGATTTACTTGTTTTTAACGTGTGTGTAAACTTCGCTATGCTGTTAATTATTAGATGCTTGACTTTGAAGGTATGAATTTGGGTTTCGATGGTGgtttagttttgattttatttctataacaTCGCAGATTTCATAGTACAGGAAAGGTTAAAAGGACCACAGAGTTTATCTGTTTCTAGTCTttcaatttatagatgaggaaacagactcagacaAGGTAACTGGTTTCATCAGGATTCCCCAGCCAGTTCATATCAAGGCGGGAGTGAAAGCCTACACCCTCCTTCATCTAGTTTTAATATGCTGATGGAGACTGCTAATTCTAGGAAATTGTACTAGCCTCATTATAAATGCAAGAACCTTTGTAGATCCATATTCTCATATGTCTGtcagatttttataaatttttagttattatttccaGAGTAATTACACCTAGGAAGAACTTCTAGAATgaatgggaggtggggagggcatTAAGGAGATAAAAATGATCTTGTCATAGGAGCTTGCCCACATTTTCTCTTACAGGTGATACACTAGGCAGGTCAAATATATGATTATAAAGATTATAAGCTTTGGAATTTAACTAGTCCGTTGCCCTCTTGTTTTATATCTCCATGTATAAGTTGTTTTACACTTtagtaatttatttctgtttgtgtgAGAGAAGTGTGCCTGTTACttcctattatttttctattaatgttaATTGGCAGTTGTTAATAGaagtattttaaattcaaaaatattaaaatatgtgtaacTTTTATAACTGTTTTACTATGTAAAACACTCTCCAGTTAAtcagttttacaaaataattcgaattaaaatacacatttaaaaaatggcagtACTTTGAAGAAAAAGTAGACGCTTTACTTAGGGCCACACAGACTGTCAGAATGTTTGAGGAGGAGCTGAAATTCCAGTCTTTTTGGACTCAGTTCTATTACCATAATACTATACAGCATTTCTAAGATGActtcagaaaagtttttaaacacCCAAAACTATTATCACAGTGAAATATCTGCTCTTTGCCATTTTCTTAttggaagaaatgaaaactatgaaactggTTAGActattgtttttatataatatttaataccAAAGTACTTCATGATCAAAGAAGCCTTTGCAGGTCTCTCGATTTGAACCCATAAACTGTAGCTGTTTTAACAattgcattcattatttttttttgttttttgttttgctttgttttgttttgtttttttgagacggagtctcactctattgcccaagctggagtgcagtggctccatctcggctccctgcaacctccgcctccagggttccagcgattctcttgccttagccacccaagtagctgggattacaggcgcccgccaccatgcctggctaatttttgtgtttttaatagagatgaggtttcacgatgttggccaggttggttatgaactcctgacctcaaatgatccacccgcctcagtctcccaaagtgctgggatacgggtgtgagccactgcacccggcctcagtatgtatttttaaatatgacacACACTGTGCTATACATTGACATCAGAATAAGCCATATCTCAGACTTCAAGAGGCTGAGCTGGAGAGAGAGGTTTTTAATATCCTTAAGTTTATGATGTAGTCTTGACATGTATTCTGGAAATGTTCTGGCATTTGTAGTCCCTCAGCACCCCAGCCCCGCTCTCTGCCCCACTTTTTATAAGTCAGTTAATTGTTCTTTCGAGCTTGATTGTGATTTTAGAGTTCTGCAATATTTGAGATTCAAAGTCTTCTTTTGCTAGAGCTTCTAAAATGAATCTCTAACATCTGGAAAGCTTTTAAGATTGCATGTGTTGCTTTTAGGTGTTTGGTTGATGTGTTTGCTACAAGTGTTTATACATGGTTTGATTGATGTGTCTGCTACAGGTACTTTATGCTTGGAGGTCCTTTGCCTCCAAGTCTGTGCTGATGCACTGCAAGCCTAACGTCTTGTGACTTAGGTTACCAGGGACATTTCTCAATTCCCTGGGCATTGACTTCATGTTTCCTTATGAAGGTACACAATGTAGTTCTCAGGAACAACTCTAAGAGAGGCAAGAGTGTTATAATAAGGAGGATCTATTGACATGTGTTCCTGCATCCCAAAGATActtattgagctcttactataTGCCTGGGTTTATGTTAATGAGGACTTAAAAACATAAGAGGGGACCCAGCCCTGGAATTGCTCACAGCCAAATGAGTACATCTGATGTTAAAACAATTGCAGTAAAGAGAAATAAGTGTTAGATTAATACACTTCGAGTAGAGAAGTAGCTGTTGAGTAGGTCAGGGAAGGTTTACACAGGCGGTGAGAGTTGAACCATGCATTGAAGGGTGAATCACCTAGGTATGAGAAAGGAGATTCCAAGAAACATCTGGAAAGGGCAATAATAATGCTCTCATTGACTGACTACTAAGCACTTTAAACATACTACCTTATTTAATCCCCCTAATAGCCCTAATGAGGTAAGTTTGTTCCCTTCTTTTTGCAGACAAGGTCACTGAGGTTAACAGAGATGAAATAAATTGCCCTGGGTCACACATTTAGTAAATGGTGGAGCTGGATCATTTAATGTGTGTCTAACTGAAAATCTACCATTATGAAACGTGACCTCACTAAAAGCAGAGGAGTGTAAAAGTGCGTGGTGTTTTTTGGGTCCTGGGCTATCTAGCTTTGTTCCTCTTGGAGAGAAGAGTGACAGTAGTTGATGCGAATGGAAGGACTCAGATCATTTAGCCTCTACATTTTAGAGCCTTGTGTTCTTACTGGTAAGTTCTTGCATTAGCTATGGAAATAGGTTACAGCCATGGGCCTTGGGCAAAAAGCAAGAGTGGTCTCAGGTTgagatttttaaatggttaactCTAGAAGCACTATGGAGAAGAGATTTGAGGAATTCTAGACTTAGAATTCTAGACTTACGATGCTGCCTCAGTTGTCCCAGGGAAAGACATCAGGAGAGTAAGATGAGGCAGTGTTGATGGAAAGGGCGTGGGATAGTAATGATGCATCTTAGGTGAGGGAGGTGTTGAGAGGTTTTCCAGGCGCACAATGCTGAGGATTCATTTGCAGGTGGATAGCCTGAGTGACTGACTACATGGAGGGGAAGCCTTCTGTTGATCAAAAATGGAGGATTATGGGAGTGGGAAACCAGTTTGGTAGAAAAATAATGAGTTAAGTTTGAGTTGCTTATGGCAGAGGGAGCTGATTGATAGTTGGATATGTGTGTCTTGCACTCAGGAGATAGCACCTTGGCAGGTCTGAGTTCAAGGAACAAATGTGCAAACCTCAGGCCATGGGCAGTTGCTGAAGCCCTGACTGTGTTCAGGATCAGTTGCAGGGGCTTATGGGAGTAAGAAGCCACGAGAATTGAGGCTTGAACCCTGGGGAACTCTTGAACCCACCTAAGGTTAGGTGAACCAGTAGTTGATGCTGCAAAGGAGACCAAGAGAAGGCATTTGGAGATATAGAAGATGGTCGTTTCTTGGCAGTCTCATTAGTTTTAGTTACTAAAACATTTGTGAGCATGTATTAAATTATGCGAAACACAAAAATTGCTTAAAGTAAATTTTGGAGGCTTGGTTTTACTTTGCTGTGTTTTTAGAAATCTCTAAAGCCCCAAGGTTAATTTTGTCCTAATGAAGCAGCTTTGTGCTTTTTAATAGCATGTATACAGGTAATGTggatttttcttctgaaatatcaCCACTCCACTCTGAAGATAATGGTTCTTTAGGAGAGAGATATTTTGATTCAGGCCCCTTTATTCCCTAGTGTTTGAAAGACCACAGTGGACAGGAGAGGGTGCAGAGAGCGAGGCTGGGGAAGAAAAGCATTGGACAAGCCTGTACCTCTTGTATATATGCCCAAGACTTGCCTGATTCATTTTTATGGACTGCCCTGCTTTTGACATAGAACAAGGGTAAAATAACCTTTCTAGCTACTCTTATTGAATATAAGATCAGCTAGCACGGAGTATCATCTATGAGTTTAATAAAAAAGCTCAGTTATAAGTCTGAGAAATGATATCCCTGAGCCTATATGAAGTCACAGTCAGACAGGCCCCAAGTattgtcttctgttttgttttagttaGAAGTGGGCAGAGAGGAAGCTCACTCTCCACACAGTCATTGTGCATATTATGTatccaataaagaaaatgtgaacatcTTAGTCTATTAGTAAGAAGGagttagaatttcattttataatccAGGTGTTCCCAAATCATTTTTTGAATTACTATGTTACATATACACAGCCCTTCTGCTCTTTCAGTAGTAGGTAAAGCCCTAAAAGTAGGATGTAAAAGagataatagaaaaaatactGATGGCAACAGACTTCATCCAGTTAGTTGtaagctcctggagggcagggactCTGTCACTTTGGCAGTTAGCCTTCTGTTAACACCAGTTGAATGAATGAGGTGGATTGTGATGACAAGTTGATGTAAGATTTCATACAAAAATCACCTCCCAGGCTGCTTTAAGACTTGGGGTTGTCCAAGGCAGGAATTCCTAACTGGGAGAGGATCCTAGCTGCCAGTCCTCCCCTACCCATTACCTCTCAGCAGTCATAATGCTTAAAGGAAATCCCAAGAAGATTGTCAGTAGAGGGCTGGGGCCCCTTGGCTCACACCATTGGTAGAGTTTAGACAGGAATGCTCAGGGATGGCATGCGTACCTGAAACAAGAGGTTGCTGCTTTGGATTCCTGTTTGGAAACCTCAAGTATCCCAGCAGCTCGTAGAAATGGACATCTTCAGAGAGCTGAGCCCCTGACCCCTCTGGAGGAAGGCCAAACAGTGTGGTCGTTGCTTGGTTTGTTGGGCTGAATGCCTTAAATGGTTATTACAGTTAGTAAAGCctgggaacttttaaaaataggttcGGGGTTTATAAGACACTGTGGCGCATATCTACATGGGAATCTTTCAAGCCTAAAAcacagggtttttgtttttgtcactgGATCATGTGTGCACTTAGGTTTCATCAGATTTTCAAGGAAAGGGGAAGTCCTGGTGATAAAGTGTTTTCAGGATAGAGCTCTAGGTATTAGGGAAAGagtagtgaacaagacagacattgTCCCTGTCCTCATGTTAATAAACTACTAGATGAAATATGAAAGGTGCTGTAATCTGGGGGTGGAGGAGCCAACATAGAGTCTTATGTGTGCATGTTTTTTCTGtatcctgtttcatttttttatcaaGTGTGGATTGAGTGGAACATCTATGATGTGCCAGGCCCTATACTAAGTGTTAGATATAGAATGATAAAGTTATGGTCTCTGCCTCCGTGGGGAACCCTGAATATGTACAGCAAACCATCTTGTCTGTTAGGCATGGCATTTATGAGGTCCTTTTTTCAGGATCACATGTTTTGTGGCCTTTACTCAATCCAAGTGGGATTTTGTAaaggtggggtggagggggtggTTGCTGATGGGGGTCAATTATACCCCGTTTGAACAGACACcacttcttttctatttatatttcctgTCTGAATTCCAGATTGGCGGCAGTAAGCACACAATGAATGATCACCTGCATGTCGGCAGCCACCCTCATGGACAGATCCAGGTTCAACAGCTGTTTGAGGATAACAGTAACAAGCGGACAGTGCTCACGACACAACCAAATGGGCTTACAACAGTGGGCAAAACGGGCTTGCCAGTGGTGCCAGAGCGGCAGCTGGACAGCATTCATAGACGGCAGGGGAGCTCCACCTCTCTGAAGTCCATGGAAGGCATGGGGAAGGTGAAAGCCACCCCCATGACACCTGAACAAGCAATGAAGCAATACATGCAAAAACTCACAGCCTTTGAACACCATGAGATTTTCAGCTAccctgaaatatatttcttggGTCTAAATGCTAAGAAGCGCCAGGGCATGACAGGTGGGCCCAACAATGGTGGCTATGATGATGACCAGGGATCATATGTGCAGGTGCCCCATGATCACGTGGCTTACAGGTACGAGGTCCTCAAGGTCATTGGGAAGGGGAGCTTTGGGCAGGTGGTCAAGGCCTACGATCACAAAGTCCACCAGCACGTGGCCCTAAAGATGGTGCGGAATGAGAAGCGCTTCCACAGGCAAGCAGCAGAGGAGATCCGAATCCTGGAACACCTGCGGAAGCAGGACAAGGATAACACAATGAATGTCATCCATATGCTGGAGAATTTCACCTTCCGCAACCACATCTGCATGACGTTTGAGCTGCTGAGCATGAACCTCTATGAGCTCATCAAGAAGAATAAATTCCAGGGCTTCAGCCTGCCTTTGGTTCGCAAGTTTGCCCACTCGATTCTGCAGTGCTTGGATGCTTTGCACAAAAACAGAATAATTCACTGTGACCTTAAGCCCGAGAACATTTTGTTAAAGCAGCAGGGTAGAAGCGGTATTAAAGTGATTGATTTTGGCTCCAGTTGTTACGAGCATCAGCGTGTCTACACGTACATCCAGTCGCGTTTTTACCGGGCTCCAGAAGTGATCCTTGGGGCCAGGTATGGCATGCCCATTGACATGTGGAGCCTGGGCTGCATTTTAGCAGAGCTCCTGACGGGTTACCCCCTCTTGCCTGGGGAGGATGAAGGGGACCAGCTGGCCTGTATGATTGAACTGTTGGGCATGCCCTCGCAGAAACTGCTGGATGCGTCCAAACGAGCCAAGAATTTTGTGAGCTCCAAGGGTTACCCCCGTTACTGCACTGTCACGACACTCTCAGATGGCTCTGTGGTCCTCAACGGAGGCCGTTCCCGGAGGGGGAAACTGAGGGGCCCACCGGAGAGCAGAGAGTGGGGGAACGCGCTGAAGGGGTGTGACGATCCCCTTTTCCTTGACTTCTTAAAACAGTGTTTAGAGTGGGATCCTGCAGTGCGCATGACCCCAGGCCAGGCTTTGCGGCACCCCTGGCTGAGGAGGCGATTGCCAAAGCCTCCCACCGGGGAGAAAACGTCAGTGAAAAGGATAACTGAGAGCACCGGTGCTATCACATCTATATCCAAGTTACCTCCACCTTCCAGCTCAGCTTCCAAACTGAGGACTAATTTGGCACAGATGACAGATGCCAACGGGAATATTCAGCAGAGGACAGTGTTGCCAAAACTCGTTAGCTGAGCTCATGTCCCCTGATGCTGGTAATCTGAAAGATACAACTTTGCTGAGCCTTATTGGGTTGAAAAGGAGTAGCTCAGACCTGTTTTTATTTGCTCAATAACTCTACTCATTTGTATCTTTTCAGcacttaattttaatgtaagaaagttgttcattttgtttt from Papio anubis isolate 15944 chromosome 9, Panubis1.0, whole genome shotgun sequence includes the following:
- the DYRK2 gene encoding dual specificity tyrosine-phosphorylation-regulated kinase 2 isoform X1 translates to MLTRKPSAAAPAAFPTGRGGDSAVRQLQASPGLGAGATRSGVGTGPPSPIALPPLRASNAAAAAHTIGGSKHTMNDHLHVGSHPHGQIQVQQLFEDNSNKRTVLTTQPNGLTTVGKTGLPVVPERQLDSIHRRQGSSTSLKSMEGMGKVKATPMTPEQAMKQYMQKLTAFEHHEIFSYPEIYFLGLNAKKRQGMTGGPNNGGYDDDQGSYVQVPHDHVAYRYEVLKVIGKGSFGQVVKAYDHKVHQHVALKMVRNEKRFHRQAAEEIRILEHLRKQDKDNTMNVIHMLENFTFRNHICMTFELLSMNLYELIKKNKFQGFSLPLVRKFAHSILQCLDALHKNRIIHCDLKPENILLKQQGRSGIKVIDFGSSCYEHQRVYTYIQSRFYRAPEVILGARYGMPIDMWSLGCILAELLTGYPLLPGEDEGDQLACMIELLGMPSQKLLDASKRAKNFVSSKGYPRYCTVTTLSDGSVVLNGGRSRRGKLRGPPESREWGNALKGCDDPLFLDFLKQCLEWDPAVRMTPGQALRHPWLRRRLPKPPTGEKTSVKRITESTGAITSISKLPPPSSSASKLRTNLAQMTDANGNIQQRTVLPKLVS
- the DYRK2 gene encoding dual specificity tyrosine-phosphorylation-regulated kinase 2 isoform X2 gives rise to the protein MNDHLHVGSHPHGQIQVQQLFEDNSNKRTVLTTQPNGLTTVGKTGLPVVPERQLDSIHRRQGSSTSLKSMEGMGKVKATPMTPEQAMKQYMQKLTAFEHHEIFSYPEIYFLGLNAKKRQGMTGGPNNGGYDDDQGSYVQVPHDHVAYRYEVLKVIGKGSFGQVVKAYDHKVHQHVALKMVRNEKRFHRQAAEEIRILEHLRKQDKDNTMNVIHMLENFTFRNHICMTFELLSMNLYELIKKNKFQGFSLPLVRKFAHSILQCLDALHKNRIIHCDLKPENILLKQQGRSGIKVIDFGSSCYEHQRVYTYIQSRFYRAPEVILGARYGMPIDMWSLGCILAELLTGYPLLPGEDEGDQLACMIELLGMPSQKLLDASKRAKNFVSSKGYPRYCTVTTLSDGSVVLNGGRSRRGKLRGPPESREWGNALKGCDDPLFLDFLKQCLEWDPAVRMTPGQALRHPWLRRRLPKPPTGEKTSVKRITESTGAITSISKLPPPSSSASKLRTNLAQMTDANGNIQQRTVLPKLVS